One genomic segment of Echeneis naucrates chromosome 18, fEcheNa1.1, whole genome shotgun sequence includes these proteins:
- the pcdh7b gene encoding protocadherin-7b isoform X4 codes for MRTTGAVDYLYYCMLILQLVHQPAAKQVLRYRLAEEGPADVRVGNVAADLGIVAGSGEVTFTLESGSDFFKIDNITGELTTNERRIDREKLQQCQMIFDENECFIDFEVSVIGPAQSWVDLFEGKVIILDINDNTPSFPSPVLTLSVEENRPIGTLYLLPTATDRDFGRNGIERYELIQDNGENSRRLGSSGDSYSGKRRFEEGASRSSVFELQVADTTDGEKQPQLIIKGALDREQRDSYELTLRVRDGGDPPRSSQAILRVMITDVNDNSPRFEKSVYEADLPENSSPGAPILQLKAADADVGVNGQIEYVFGAATESVRRLLRLDESTGWLSVLHRIDREEVSQLRFTVMARDRGQPPKTDKATVVLNIKDENDNVPAIEIRKIGRIFLKDGVANVAEDVVVDTPIALVQVSDRDQGENGIVTCTVVGDVPFQLKPASEMEGEQNKKKYFLHTSAPLDYEATQEYNVVIVAVDSGSPSLASNNSLIVKVGDTNDNPPIFSQSVVQVSFPENNAPGERVTTVAAIDADSGKNAEIAYSLDSSVNGIFSIDADSGDIRVNSILDREQTERYEFKVIARDKGINTLQGSATVVVLVADKNDNEPKFMQDVFTFYVKENLEPNSPVGMVTVIDADKGQNAEMSLFIEEEEEIFSIENDTGTIYSTLSFDREQKTTYTFRVKAVDGGDPPRSATATVSLFVMDENDNAPTVTFPINSSYTLLPPSSNVRTVVRTVIATDTDTGMSADLNYSIIGGNPFKLFEIDGGSGVISLVRKLEQKHYGLHRLVVQVNDRGQPSQSTTTLVHVYVNETVSNSTVVEAQVAKSLSTSLNTNIAGDPNYDLSKQRLSIVIGVVSGIMTVILIILVVVMARYCRPKNKNGYEAGKKDHEDFFTPQQHDKSKKPKKDKKKQKSKQPLYSSIVTVEASKPNGQRYDGVNEKLSDSPGMGRYRSVNGGPGSPDLARHYKSSSPLPTVQLHPQSPTAGKKHQAVQDLPPANTFVGTGDNISLGSDHCSEYSSQTINKYNKQTPGPCLT; via the coding sequence ATGAGGACTACTGGTGCAGTGGACTATTTGTACTATTGCATGCTCATCCTGCAGCTTGTGCATCAGCCCGCTGCCAAGCAAGTGCTCCGGTACCGTCTGGCTGAGGAGGGACCCGCCGATGTCAGAGTGGGAAACGTGGCCGCCGACCTGGGCATCGTCGCCGGGTCCGGCGAGGTGACATTCACGCTCGAATCGGGCTCCGATTTTTTCAAAATTGACAACATAACAGGTGAGCTCACCACCAATGAGAGGCGGATAGACCGCGAGAAACTACAGCAGTGCCAGATGATATTTGATGAGAACGAGTGCTTCATAGATTTTGAGGTGTCAGTCATAGGACCAGCCCAGAGCTGGGTCGACCTGTTTGAGGGGAAAGTCATCATATTAGACATCAATGATAACAccccttccttcccttcccctgtcctgACACTGTCTGTGGAGGAGAACAGACCCATTGGAACTCTTTATCTGCTGCCCACGGCCACAGACAGAGATTTTGGCAGAAATGGAATAGAGAGATACGAGCTTATCCAGGACAATGGGGAGAACTCCAGGCGCTTGGGCTCCTCTGGGGATTCATACTCGGGGAAGAGGAGGTTTGAGGAAGGAGCCAGCAGGAGTAGCGTCTTTGAACTCCAAGTTGCTGACACCACTGATGGAGAGAAACAGCCCCAGCTCATCATTAAAGGGGCCCTTGATAGGGAGCAGAGAGACTCCTATGAGCTCACGCTGCGTGTTAGGGATGGAGGAGATCCCCCTCGCTCTTCCCAGGCCATTCTGAGGGTGATGATCACTGATGTGAATGACAACAGCCCTCGGTTTGAGAAAAGCGTGTATGAAGCGGACCTACCAGAAAACAGCTCCCCCGGTGCCCCAATCCTCCAGCTCAAAGCGGCTGACGCAGACGTGGGGGTTAATGGGCAAATAGAATATGTGTTCGGGGCAGCCACAGAGTCAGTGAGGAGGCTGCTGAGGTTGGATGAGAGCACGGGGTGGCTGAGTGTGTTGCACCGCATTGACCGGGAAGAAGTGAGCCAACTGAGGTTCACAGTAATGGCCCGTGACCGAGGCCAGCCACCCAAAACGGACAAGGCCACTGTGGTGTTGAACATCAAGGATGAGAACGACAACGTCCCTGCCATAGAGATTCGAAAGATTGGACGCATTTTCTTAAAAGACGGCGTCGCCAATGTGGCTGAGGACGTGGTGGTGGACACACCCATCGCCTTAGTTCAGGTGTCAGACCGTGACCAGGGGGAGAACGGCATCGTGACCTGCACGGTGGTAGGGGACGTGCCCTTTCAGCTCAAGCCAGCCAGTGAAATGGAGGgcgagcaaaacaaaaagaaatacttCCTCCACACGTCTGCGCCGCTGGACTATGAAGCCACACAGGAATACAATGTGGTCATAGTGGCCGTGGACTCTGGAAGCCCTAGCCTGGCGAGTAATAACTCTCTCATCGTCAAAGTGGGCGACACTAATGACAACCCTCCCATCTTCAGCCAAAGCGTAGTCCAGGTGTCGTTTCCAGAGAACAATGCCCCTGGAGAGAGGGTGACAACAGTGGCAGCCATCGACGCAGATAGTGGGAAGAACGCTGAAATAGCCTATTCCCTCGACTCGTCAGTAAATGGGATTTTCTCTATCGATGCAGACAGTGGAGACATCCGAGTAAACAGCATTCTGGATAGGGAGCAAACAGAGCGCTACGAATTCAAAGTGATAGCCAGAGATAAAGGCATAAACACCCTTCAGGGTTCTGCAACGGTGGTTGTCCTTGTGGCTGATAAGAATGACAACGAGCCAAAGTTCATGCAGGATGTGTTCACCTTCTATGTCAAAGAGAACCTTGAACCAAACAGCCCAGTTGGCATGGTTACAGTCATTGATGCAGATAAAGGCCAAAATGCAGAGATGAGTCTTTTCAtcgaagaggaggaagagatctTTTCTATTGAGAATGACACTGGGACCATTTACTCCACCCTGTCCTTTGACCGAGAGCAAAAAACAACGTACACCTTCCGCGTAAAAGCTGTCGACGGAGGTGACCCCCCCAGATCAGCCACCGCAACGGTTTCGCTCTTTGTCATGGATGAAAACGACAACGCACCCACAGTCACTTTCCCAATAAACAGCTCCTACACCCTCCTGCCTCCCTCCAGTAATGTCAGGACAGTAGTCAGAACTGTCATAGCCACCGACACTGACACGGGCATGAGTGCCGACCTGAACTACAGCATCATCGGGGGAAACCCTTTTAAGCTGTTTGAGATTGATGGCGGCTCTGGGGTCATTTCGCTGGTGAGAAAGCTGGAGCAGAAGCACTACGGCCTCCACAGGCTGGTGGTCCAGGTGAACGACAGGGGGCAGCCTTCGCAGAGCACCACCACTCTGGTTCACGTGTATGTCAATGAAACTGTCTCCAACTCCACCGTCGTGGAGGCCCAGGTGGCCAAGAGCCTGAGCACGTCTCTCAACACCAACATCGCCGGCGACCCCAACTATGACCTAAGCAAACAGCGGCTAAGCATCGTAATCGGAGTAGTTTCGGGCATCATGACGGTCATCCTCATTATCCTCGTTGTGGTCATGGCCCGTTACTGCCGTCCTAAGAATAAAAATGGCTACGAGGCGGGCAAGAAGGATCACGAAGACTTCTTCACGCCACAGCAGCACGACAAATCCAAGAAGCCCAAGAAGGATAAGAAGAAGCAGAAGTCCAAACAGCCGCTATACAGCAGCATCGTCACCGTCGAGGCCTCCAAACCCAACGGGCAGCGCTATGACGGCGTCAACGAGAAGCTGTCGGACAGTCCAGGCATGGGCCGCTACCGCTCGGTCAACGGCGGGCCGGGGAGCCCAGATCTGGCCCGGCACTACAAGTCCAGTTCGCCGCTCCCCACCGTCCAGCTTCACCCACAGTCACCAACGGCTGGAAAAAAGCACCAGGCAGTTCAGGACCTGCCCCCAGCCAATACCTTTGTTGGCACCGGAGATAACATTTCCCTTGGATCTGACCACTGCTCTGAATACAGCAGTCAAACTATCAACAAGTACAACAAACAG